One Nicotiana sylvestris chromosome 12, ASM39365v2, whole genome shotgun sequence genomic window carries:
- the LOC138882955 gene encoding uncharacterized protein, with protein MIWLVSTKKERIRRFIDDLNYGLHFVKTQEIASGARFDEVDDIARRLEHVHSQELEEKEAKRPRGSEGRVIAYALRELKPQEKNYPVHDLDLAAIVHAWKIWRHYFYDVSCESISMTTVLKDTVQHGDAKEVSIGEDEVLRIQRWICVPNVDGLHELILEEAYSLRYSIHPGAAKMYRDLRQHYG; from the exons ATGATATGGTTGGTTTCCACAAAAAAGGAGAGGATTAGGAGATTCATTGATGACCTCAACTATGGACTACACTTCGTCAAGACTCAGGAGATTGCGTCAGGTGCTAGGTTCGACGAGGTGGACGATATTGCCAGACGCCTAGAGCATGTTCACAGCCAGGAGCTTGAggagaaggaggccaagaggcctcgtggttcAG agggtagagttattgcttatgctttacGCGAGTTGAAGCCCCAGGAGAAGAACTatcccgttcatgatttagaTTTGGCAGCCATTGTCCATGCAtggaagatttggaggcattatttctacgatgtatcttgtgag AGCATTAGCATGACgactgtccttaaggacacggttcaaCATGGTGATGCCAAAGAGGTTTCTATTGGGGAGGATGAGGTGTTGCGGATTCAACggtggatttgtgtgcccaatgtggatgggttacatgagttgattcttgaggaggcctacAGTTtacgatattccattcatccgggtgccgcaaagatgtatcgggacttgaggcagcactatgGGTAG